One Actinomycetota bacterium DNA window includes the following coding sequences:
- a CDS encoding helix-turn-helix domain-containing protein, whose amino-acid sequence MPRRSPYTILLSREELEHLEALASRYTAPYFQVVRARIVLYAALGLENQEIAARLELPRQVVSKWRKRFYKRRLDGLEDEPRSGRPPGFSPSRRRSGKGARL is encoded by the coding sequence ATGCCCAGACGCAGCCCGTACACGATTCTGCTGTCCAGGGAGGAATTGGAACATCTCGAAGCACTGGCCAGCCGATATACGGCACCGTATTTCCAAGTTGTGCGCGCCAGGATAGTCCTCTACGCGGCGCTCGGCCTCGAGAATCAGGAGATCGCCGCCCGGCTCGAATTGCCGCGGCAGGTGGTGAGCAAGTGGCGCAAGCGCTTCTACAAACGACGCCTCGATGGCTTGGAGGATGAACCGCGCTCCGGGCGTCCGCCCGGTTTTTCCCCCTCGCGTCGTCGTTCAGGTAAAGGCGCTCGCTTGTGA